The following are from one region of the Thermococcus cleftensis genome:
- the feoB gene encoding ferrous iron transport protein B — protein sequence MMKVVALAGNPNVGKTTIFNALTGLRQHVGNWPGVTVEKKEGVLEYQGQRFLVVDLPGTYSLTAHSVDELVTRDFLLKGSADVVVNVVDATALMRNLFLTMEILEMGLDNVIIALNKLDLAEKHGIEINVKRMEETLGVPVVPLSAKEGVGLEELKEKIYQMANGLLKERPVIPRYDPEVEREIEHITEVLRGTPLAEKYNLRWLAVKLLQRDDGVIKLVLRHLGKEKLDEIMGHIAEVEERYKRAMDLIIASQKYEFIDGLMHRFVRYTKAEGESLSDQLDRILTHPVYGLLALFGVFYLMFKFVFAVGLPLQELLDGTFSAFGEWLAPHIANETLRGLLVDGVIAGVGSVLSFFPLVFLLFLALSVLEDVGYMARAAVVMERIMRKFGLPGKSFIPLVLAFGCNVPAVMATRTLDEERDRLLTMLVNPLIPCSARLSVISFLAGAFFTGHQALVAVSIYATAVLLALLMAWLIGKLVVKGEESPFIIELPEYLIPSWRTVMLHSWERSKEFVKKAGTIILLGSIAIWYLSNYPVPIGTGESYAEKLGMFFEPYMKLMGLDWKAAVSLLFGIIAKENVISTYGIIYGSEEAIVGAMTPLQAYVLGMVTTLYVPCIATIAAIRAESGWKWAAFTVVYMMVLASIVGILIWNIGTALGY from the coding sequence ATGATGAAGGTGGTCGCCCTCGCAGGAAACCCGAACGTTGGCAAGACGACCATATTCAACGCGCTGACCGGACTGAGACAGCACGTTGGCAACTGGCCCGGCGTGACCGTGGAGAAGAAGGAGGGAGTGCTGGAGTACCAGGGGCAGAGGTTTCTTGTCGTGGATCTGCCCGGTACCTACTCCCTCACGGCCCACTCGGTGGACGAGCTCGTGACGAGGGATTTCCTCCTCAAGGGGAGCGCCGACGTGGTCGTGAACGTGGTAGATGCGACCGCGCTTATGAGGAACCTCTTTCTCACGATGGAGATACTTGAGATGGGCCTGGATAACGTCATAATAGCCCTCAACAAGCTCGACCTCGCAGAGAAGCACGGGATAGAGATAAACGTGAAGCGAATGGAGGAAACCCTGGGCGTTCCTGTTGTTCCGCTCAGCGCCAAGGAGGGAGTGGGCTTAGAGGAGCTGAAGGAAAAGATATACCAGATGGCCAACGGACTTCTTAAAGAACGCCCCGTGATTCCCCGCTATGACCCGGAGGTCGAGAGGGAGATAGAGCACATAACTGAGGTTCTCAGGGGTACACCGCTAGCGGAAAAGTACAACCTCCGCTGGCTCGCGGTAAAGCTCCTCCAGCGCGACGACGGCGTGATAAAGCTCGTTCTGAGGCACCTCGGGAAGGAGAAGCTCGACGAGATAATGGGCCACATAGCCGAGGTGGAGGAGCGCTATAAGAGGGCGATGGACCTCATAATAGCCAGCCAGAAGTACGAGTTCATAGACGGCCTCATGCACCGCTTCGTGAGGTACACGAAGGCAGAAGGCGAGAGCCTGAGCGACCAGCTCGACAGGATCCTGACGCACCCGGTTTACGGCCTGCTCGCCCTCTTTGGGGTCTTCTACCTGATGTTCAAGTTCGTCTTTGCCGTCGGCCTGCCGCTCCAGGAGCTCCTTGATGGAACGTTTTCGGCCTTTGGCGAGTGGCTAGCGCCCCACATAGCAAACGAGACTCTGAGGGGCCTTCTAGTGGACGGTGTAATAGCCGGCGTCGGCTCGGTTCTGAGCTTCTTCCCGCTCGTGTTCCTCCTCTTCCTGGCACTCTCGGTGCTCGAGGACGTTGGGTACATGGCCAGGGCCGCCGTCGTCATGGAGAGGATAATGCGCAAGTTTGGCCTTCCAGGGAAGAGCTTCATTCCCCTGGTTCTCGCCTTCGGCTGCAACGTCCCCGCCGTGATGGCCACCAGAACCCTCGACGAGGAGAGGGACAGACTGCTGACCATGCTCGTGAACCCCCTTATACCCTGCTCTGCCAGGCTCAGCGTTATAAGCTTCCTCGCAGGGGCGTTCTTCACAGGGCATCAGGCGCTGGTCGCGGTGAGTATCTACGCCACCGCCGTGCTCCTGGCCTTGCTCATGGCCTGGCTGATAGGAAAACTGGTCGTCAAGGGGGAGGAAAGTCCGTTCATCATTGAGTTACCGGAGTACCTTATCCCCTCGTGGAGAACCGTGATGCTCCACTCCTGGGAGAGGAGCAAGGAGTTCGTCAAGAAGGCCGGAACGATAATCCTCCTCGGCTCGATAGCGATATGGTATCTCAGCAACTACCCCGTTCCGATAGGCACTGGCGAGAGCTACGCCGAAAAGCTGGGCATGTTCTTCGAGCCCTACATGAAACTGATGGGCCTCGACTGGAAGGCGGCAGTTAGTCTGCTGTTCGGAATAATCGCTAAGGAGAACGTCATATCGACCTACGGGATAATCTACGGAAGCGAGGAGGCAATAGTCGGTGCCATGACGCCGCTCCAGGCCTACGTGCTCGGCATGGTAACGACCCTGTACGTGCCGTGCATAGCGACGATAGCCGCGATAAGGGCCGAAAGCGGCTGGAAGTGGGCGGCCTTCACGGTGGTTTATATGATGGTCCTGGCGAGTATCGTGGGAATCCTGATATGGAACATCGGGACTGCCCTGGGCTACTGA
- a CDS encoding DUF7411 family protein → MIERVIRDVREFSRKNGLYEKRILVLFSGGKDSSLALYLLKEAGLDVSALTFFHRWSWRETLNWAMGFTKKLGIEHYLVDVTDGLLREATGRKGPICINCKKVMLWNAKWFALNNGFEVLAKGDNANDKIIGALLDQCKGDIRLCDIPRIGVPFFRPLIRYTAEEVERLAEEAGIRPYRMYEHARRRQWREGCPLQYIDREEVVTEELMDLAYRVNYEVSKIARARKVRVSVRVPSFEVMCWDCNEETLGEVRRVVSRFGGKEGETSARKAEE, encoded by the coding sequence ATGATTGAAAGGGTAATTAGAGACGTCAGAGAGTTCTCGAGGAAGAACGGCCTCTACGAAAAACGAATCCTTGTCCTCTTTTCAGGCGGAAAGGATTCGAGCCTGGCTCTTTACCTCCTAAAAGAAGCCGGCCTGGACGTCTCCGCGCTGACCTTCTTCCACCGCTGGAGCTGGAGGGAAACCCTGAACTGGGCGATGGGCTTTACAAAAAAACTCGGCATCGAGCACTACCTCGTTGATGTTACGGACGGCCTCCTCCGCGAGGCAACCGGAAGGAAGGGGCCGATCTGCATAAACTGCAAGAAGGTCATGCTATGGAACGCCAAGTGGTTCGCCCTCAACAACGGCTTTGAGGTCTTAGCCAAGGGCGACAACGCCAACGACAAGATCATAGGCGCACTCCTTGACCAGTGCAAAGGCGATATAAGGCTCTGCGACATACCCCGAATCGGGGTTCCCTTCTTCAGGCCGCTGATAAGGTACACCGCCGAGGAGGTGGAAAGGCTCGCCGAGGAGGCGGGAATAAGGCCCTACCGCATGTACGAGCACGCGAGGAGGAGGCAGTGGCGCGAGGGCTGTCCGCTCCAGTACATCGACCGCGAGGAGGTCGTCACGGAGGAGCTCATGGACTTGGCCTACAGGGTGAACTACGAGGTGAGCAAAATCGCCAGAGCGAGGAAGGTCCGCGTGAGCGTGAGGGTTCCGAGCTTCGAGGTGATGTGCTGGGACTGCAATGAGGAAACCCTCGGGGAGGTAAGGCGCGTCGTCTCAAGGTTCGGAGGGAAGGAAGGTGAAACTTCCGCCCGGAAAGCTGAGGAATGA
- a CDS encoding DUF4870 domain-containing protein: MSEAPRGEPKKTSLGLDENVEGMLAYLVWWVTGIVFLVLEKESDFVRFHAMQSLITFIGITVLQVIFGFIPYIGGIISWLLWILGLALWILGMVKAYQGERYKFPVVGDLAEEWVGKVNV, translated from the coding sequence ATGAGTGAAGCCCCACGCGGGGAACCAAAGAAGACCTCCCTCGGCCTGGACGAGAACGTCGAGGGAATGCTTGCCTACCTTGTCTGGTGGGTTACGGGGATAGTATTCCTGGTGCTTGAGAAGGAGAGCGATTTCGTCCGCTTCCATGCGATGCAATCGTTGATAACCTTCATAGGCATCACGGTGCTTCAAGTGATCTTCGGATTCATTCCGTACATCGGCGGCATAATTTCCTGGCTCCTCTGGATCCTCGGTCTCGCCCTCTGGATACTGGGAATGGTTAAAGCATACCAGGGCGAACGCTACAAGTTCCCCGTCGTCGGAGACCTGGCCGAGGAGTGGGTCGGAAAGGTGAACGTCTGA
- a CDS encoding AIR synthase family protein translates to MKLPPGKLRNDVLREVVFPNLGIEDPKIIHGPREGFDSAVLEYDESHYLVVATDPTLGVPEETFGFFAYHFASSDVAVFGARPRWLVLDLLLPPGSGKGFLEKVMRELNAECRRYGSSIIGGHTGVYPSIREPTGTTTVMGLVRKDGLKLPLARPGDRILVTAKVGLEFAVSAAYFREKELRKFLSFREIARLREHFRSETVVPDALTARPFVRGMHDATEGGLTALHEVADNSGLGFRVYAEKLQLDPLVKRVLDFYGLEPWSVSSTGTLIAITPPGKVDALITELNKNGIGAFEIGEFTEDKERLLIENGEEKEFPVFEGDPYVELYG, encoded by the coding sequence GTGAAACTTCCGCCCGGAAAGCTGAGGAATGACGTGCTGAGGGAGGTAGTCTTCCCGAACCTCGGCATCGAGGATCCGAAGATAATCCACGGCCCGAGGGAGGGGTTCGACTCGGCGGTGCTCGAATACGATGAAAGTCACTACCTCGTCGTCGCGACGGATCCAACGCTCGGCGTTCCGGAGGAAACCTTCGGCTTCTTCGCCTACCACTTTGCATCGAGCGACGTTGCCGTCTTCGGGGCGAGGCCGAGGTGGCTCGTCCTTGATCTGCTCCTCCCTCCCGGAAGCGGGAAGGGTTTTCTGGAAAAGGTGATGCGTGAGCTGAACGCGGAGTGCAGGCGCTACGGGAGTTCCATAATAGGAGGCCACACAGGGGTTTATCCATCGATCAGGGAGCCAACTGGCACAACAACCGTTATGGGGCTGGTGCGGAAGGACGGGCTGAAACTTCCACTCGCGAGGCCCGGCGACAGGATACTCGTCACGGCCAAAGTCGGCCTTGAGTTTGCTGTTTCCGCCGCGTATTTCCGTGAAAAGGAACTGAGAAAGTTCCTGAGCTTCAGGGAAATAGCAAGGCTCAGGGAGCACTTCAGGTCTGAAACCGTCGTCCCCGACGCCTTAACGGCCAGACCCTTCGTCAGGGGCATGCACGACGCCACCGAAGGGGGCCTAACGGCGCTCCACGAGGTGGCGGATAACTCCGGACTGGGCTTCAGGGTTTACGCCGAGAAGCTCCAGCTCGACCCCCTCGTAAAGAGGGTTCTTGACTTCTACGGCCTTGAGCCGTGGAGCGTCTCCTCCACTGGAACGCTGATAGCGATAACACCGCCCGGGAAGGTTGATGCTTTAATTACAGAATTAAACAAAAATGGAATTGGGGCGTTCGAGATTGGAGAGTTCACCGAGGATAAGGAACGCCTCC
- a CDS encoding sugar phosphate nucleotidyltransferase gives MKAVILAGGFGTRLRPISSTRPKPMVPVLGKPNLQYILESLEKVQEIDEVILSVHYMRGEIREFIEEKMVDYPKDIRFVNDPMPLETGGALKNVEEYVSEDFLVIYGDVFTNFDFRELIEAHRNNDGLITVAVTKVYDPEKYGVVELDDGNRVTHFEEKPHRPRTNLVDAGIYVVNRKVLEEIPKGKEVYFEREVLPKYVARGEVYAHKIPRGNYWIDLGTPEDLFYAHQVAMDEITRENGYFVVREGTEVPEDVEIQGPVYIDEGVKIGHGVKIKAYTYIGPNTVVEDRAYLKRSILIGHDVVRERAEIKDSILGEGVVVGKNVILKENAVVGDYARIYDNLVIYGAKILPWKKVEEYEAYIRIKLDPTKVRPGATPERCPLGLPECIYTKFKAIAGEKPPCDECIENQWLF, from the coding sequence ATGAAGGCGGTTATTCTTGCAGGTGGTTTCGGGACGAGGCTGAGGCCAATCTCATCGACCAGGCCCAAGCCGATGGTCCCGGTTCTCGGAAAACCGAACCTCCAGTACATCCTTGAGAGCCTGGAGAAGGTCCAAGAGATAGATGAAGTCATTCTCTCGGTTCACTACATGAGGGGAGAGATCAGGGAGTTCATAGAGGAGAAGATGGTCGATTACCCGAAGGATATAAGGTTCGTCAATGACCCGATGCCGCTCGAAACCGGCGGAGCGCTCAAGAACGTTGAGGAGTACGTGAGTGAGGACTTCCTCGTCATCTACGGTGACGTTTTCACGAACTTCGACTTCAGGGAGCTCATCGAAGCCCACAGGAACAACGACGGCCTCATAACGGTCGCGGTGACCAAGGTCTACGACCCTGAGAAATACGGTGTCGTCGAGCTGGACGACGGAAACAGGGTGACCCACTTCGAGGAGAAACCCCACAGGCCCAGGACCAACCTCGTCGATGCAGGCATCTACGTCGTGAACAGGAAAGTCCTCGAGGAGATACCGAAGGGCAAGGAGGTCTACTTCGAGAGGGAGGTACTCCCGAAGTACGTCGCCAGGGGCGAGGTCTACGCCCACAAGATACCGCGCGGGAACTACTGGATAGACCTCGGAACCCCCGAGGACCTCTTCTACGCCCACCAGGTGGCGATGGACGAGATAACCAGGGAGAACGGCTACTTCGTCGTCAGGGAGGGGACCGAAGTCCCGGAGGACGTCGAGATACAGGGCCCGGTTTACATAGACGAGGGGGTCAAGATCGGGCACGGCGTCAAGATAAAGGCCTACACCTACATAGGCCCGAACACCGTGGTGGAGGACAGGGCCTACCTCAAGCGCTCGATACTCATCGGCCACGACGTGGTTCGCGAGAGGGCCGAGATAAAGGACAGCATTCTCGGCGAAGGTGTCGTCGTCGGGAAGAACGTTATACTCAAGGAAAACGCCGTCGTCGGCGACTACGCAAGGATATACGACAACCTCGTCATCTACGGCGCCAAGATACTGCCCTGGAAGAAGGTCGAGGAGTACGAGGCCTACATCAGGATAAAGCTCGACCCGACCAAGGTGAGGCCCGGCGCCACGCCGGAGCGCTGCCCGCTCGGCCTGCCCGAGTGCATCTACACGAAGTTCAAGGCCATCGCTGGAGAAAAGCCGCCCTGCGACGAGTGCATAGAGAACCAGTGGCTCTTCTGA
- a CDS encoding FeoA family protein gives MIVPLNALRPGERGIVVNVLGGPAVRQRLVAMGLTPGAPVQIIEAHSYGPIIISVGGVRFAIGRGMAGKVMIRKL, from the coding sequence ATGATTGTACCCCTAAATGCACTCCGCCCCGGGGAAAGGGGTATCGTCGTGAACGTGCTCGGCGGACCCGCTGTCAGGCAGAGGCTGGTGGCAATGGGCCTGACCCCCGGAGCGCCGGTTCAAATAATCGAGGCCCACAGCTACGGGCCGATAATCATCTCCGTGGGAGGCGTCAGGTTCGCAATAGGCAGGGGAATGGCAGGCAAAGTGATGATCAGGAAGCTGTGA
- a CDS encoding DNA-binding protein → MLERILELLEKGKSLDEIAKELGVPRDEVAGAMEVLADLGYLERVEVGESPCATCPLKSVCPGSCFRFKGKVYQLPDFRLDWKDRVSKP, encoded by the coding sequence ATGCTGGAGAGGATCCTGGAACTCTTGGAGAAGGGGAAAAGTCTGGACGAGATAGCGAAGGAGCTGGGGGTTCCAAGGGACGAGGTCGCCGGCGCCATGGAGGTGCTGGCAGACCTCGGTTACCTGGAGCGGGTGGAAGTGGGGGAGAGCCCCTGCGCCACCTGTCCCCTTAAGAGCGTCTGTCCCGGCTCCTGCTTCCGCTTCAAGGGGAAGGTATATCAACTCCCAGATTTCAGGCTCGACTGGAAGGACAGGGTATCGAAACCGTGA